GGCTTCGTAGTATTTGCCAGTGTTGAGCAGATGGGTGGTCTCGGCAACGGCATGGCGTGTTTGCTGTAATGGCATCAGATACTGATTTTGCACCACGCTCATGCCAGCTAAACGCAGCGTGTCGACGGCTCCTTTTGGATCGCCCTCAGAGATTTTCTCGTTTGCCTTTTTAATGGCGGCCTCTTTTTCCGGTGAGGCAACGAAGTTCTCTGAAATCGAAAAATTAGAATTAATGATAATATACTGATCGTTAATCATCTTCGCATTATGATCCATCTTGGTGAACTTGCTCCAGTCTGTGCTGGTATCAGAGAGCAAGGTCGTCGCGTTAGCGATAAAGTTTTCGGCTGTTCCAGTATGCCCCTGAAATATGGCGACTCTGGCCAATTGTATATCGCGCATCGCATCAAATCCCTGTCCGGCCATGTGCAATACCTCTCCGGCTTCGCGTTGAACCTTTTTAACTGAAGTGGTTTCCGTTTTAGCATCGGCAGTATTTTCTGACGCCCAAACTGGAGTCGCGGTCATCACGGTAGCTATCATGCTGGCTAATAATAAGTTTTTCATAATAATATCCTTTCAATAAGTTGTTTCTGGAAAACATTTATAGAATAGGGTTTACATTGCATGATGGTAATAGGACCGCCACCTTTATTGTGAGAGATATGACTTACACTTGTCATCCCTGTTTAGTATGGATTACAGATGTGAGATTGAGATGATAATGACGGGATGTTTATCCTATGTATTTTGATGAAAACAAAGAATAGATTGTCACAACAAATTCTTTATTGAAAAAATTATTATATCTTTATCTTTATCAGGCAGAGAAAATTGAATAATACCAATGAAAAAATAGCTCATCTTTCCTGGTGCGCGCTGATAGCTCTTTACATCAACAATCACAGACATCCATCACAGGATGCCGCACAAGAAGACCTTTTTTTACGTCGCTGGCTAACAAATGCCCAACACCAAAAAAGGTTTCCCAAAGAAGTGGCGGGATCACTCAATGACATTATCTGCTATAGCAGGCAGTTAAGTCGGAAGGTGAGAATAAAAGAATATTTGCTGGATATATGGAACAGTTATTCAAGGTCAGAAGAGGACCCGCTGTCGTTATGAAACTGTCGTTATGAAGCTGCCCTCAGCATCAATATATTATTTTACGGTATCCACCCGACAAGAGGCATCATGCGTGTTGGAAAAATTTTACTTTTAACTCTCACTTCTTTCATGTTGCCGCAGTCCCTGGGCTCAACTATAGCTACGGGAAATACGGTTCCGCCAAAGATGGTTACATATGAAGAGTTTATTTTCCTGGAGTCAGATGATGTGTTTCCAATGACAATTTTGGAAACTGAAAATGACAAGGTTGTCCAAAGTTATAAATTAATTAGTTCCCATAAAGTGAGGCGTTTTTTATTGCGTCTATTATCGGGAAAATAACGTATTGATTATAATTTATTTATTGCAGAATTTGAATTGTAAACAGGTAACAGAAGTCACTGACTGTGGCGCGGTTTTATTTATCGTCTGTCAGGTCATAGTCTCCATGA
The Rahnella variigena genome window above contains:
- a CDS encoding DUF2913 family protein, whose translation is MNNTNEKIAHLSWCALIALYINNHRHPSQDAAQEDLFLRRWLTNAQHQKRFPKEVAGSLNDIICYSRQLSRKVRIKEYLLDIWNSYSRSEEDPLSL
- a CDS encoding YfdX family protein gives rise to the protein MKNLLLASMIATVMTATPVWASENTADAKTETTSVKKVQREAGEVLHMAGQGFDAMRDIQLARVAIFQGHTGTAENFIANATTLLSDTSTDWSKFTKMDHNAKMINDQYIIINSNFSISENFVASPEKEAAIKKANEKISEGDPKGAVDTLRLAGMSVVQNQYLMPLQQTRHAVAETTHLLNTGKYYEANLMLKSAEDGIVVESQLIDLTK